In Paraburkholderia sp. PGU19, the sequence CGTCGTGCACGAGCAGTCGGGTCACCGCCCCGGACACATCCGGGTAAATATTGATGTTCGCCCCGGCGGGCTGATCGCTTTCCACGATGCCTGTCGCGTACACACCGTGTGCATACGGGTTCGACGCAGGATCGAAGACGGGCGGCTGGGGCGGTTGCTGGATGCCATAGACCCACGCCGCCACGACGCTCGCCACGAATCCCGCGAAGGCGAGCAGAAACAGGAGCCGCTGTTTCATTGCCCGCCTCCCGCGTCGATGGTCTTGAGCTTGCCGTCCTCCATGTGCATGACGCGATCGGCGTAGTCGAAAATCCGGCTGTCATGTGTCACGATGACAATGCAGCGATGGTCGTTGAGGACCTTGTGCTTCACGAAGTCGATGATGGAACGTCCGGTGTCGCCGTCGAGCGATGCCGTAGGTTCATCGAGGATCAGTATGTCCGGCTGGCTGACGATCGCGCGTGCAATCGCAACACGCTGCTGCTCGCCGCCCGACAGTTTCATTGGTGGCAACGCGGCACGGTTGCGCAGCCCGACCACGTCGAGCCACGTCATGGCCTCGCGGATCGAATCGTCCCAGTCGCGGCGTCTGAGGATCAGCGGAATGGCGACGTTCTCCACCGTGGTAAGACGTGGAAACAGGTGATAGTCCTGAAACACGAACCCGATTCGCTTGAGACGAAAGTCCGCGATGGCGTCGTCGCCCTGTTGCCAGAGATCGACGCCGTCGATCGACACCGCGCCTGAGTCCGGCCGCAGTATCCCCGAGATCACGCTCAGCAACGTAGTCTTGCCACTGCCCGACGGGCCGACGATCAGCAGCATTTCGCCGAAGCGAGCCTGCATCGCCACTTCCGA encodes:
- a CDS encoding ABC transporter ATP-binding protein; protein product: MAAIAIDARGLNKWFGEGDARTQALSEVAMQARFGEMLLIVGPSGSGKTTLLSVISGILRPDSGAVSIDGVDLWQQGDDAIADFRLKRIGFVFQDYHLFPRLTTVENVAIPLILRRRDWDDSIREAMTWLDVVGLRNRAALPPMKLSGGEQQRVAIARAIVSQPDILILDEPTASLDGDTGRSIIDFVKHKVLNDHRCIVIVTHDSRIFDYADRVMHMEDGKLKTIDAGGGQ